The following are encoded together in the Labeo rohita strain BAU-BD-2019 chromosome 17, IGBB_LRoh.1.0, whole genome shotgun sequence genome:
- the gdf7 gene encoding growth/differentiation factor 6-A, producing MTPKKTAAPFLWFSFCFGNVLEAVVLGSVQYPSDNGLHDSHLDARGPAEASASSRNDSTSVHVPSYMISLYRTLSELDRRGSNGSQTRSRRYANTVTSFMDLGQDEPSLKLHQQYTFDLSGLSRLDELMEVELRILRRPPPDVLSLLSSGGNLYRLLLHTCSLPGSSNQPLLLTSRTIDLLDTASTTWDVFDVGASVKTHLKLHRTVEGSRPLCFSISAVSDSTNEVVHPSMLGLNHEDQQTHERALLVTFTRARRKENLFREIREKIKAMKSRKFPNPAAEHGFKGHPRHRRRRRTALSGRSGVGLTTGGGGGGKGGGRRRTRCSRKPLHVNFKELGWDDWIIAPLDYEAYHCEGLCDFPLRSHLEPTNHAIIQTLMNSMDPESTPPSCCVPSKLSPISILYIDSGNNVVYKQYEDMVVESCGCR from the exons ATGACTCCCAAGAAGACTGCCGCTCCCTTCCTATGGTTTTCTTTTTGCTTTGGGAATGTTCTTGAGGCAGTGGTGCTGGGATCGGTGCAGTACCCCTCTGATAACGGGCTCCACGACTCACATCTGGATGCGCGGGGTCCTGCAGAAGCCAGTGCGAGCTCTCGGAACGACTCCACATCTGTTCATGTTCCGTCTTACATGATCTCTCTGTACAGGACTCTATCGGAACTGGACCGACGGGGAAGCAACGGCAGCCAGACGCGCTCCAGGAGATATGCCAATACAGTCACCAGCTTCATGGACCTGGGACAAG ACGAGCCTTCGTTAAAGCTCCACCAGCAGTACACATTCGACCTGTCCGGTCTCTCACGACTGGATGAACTAATGGAGGTAGAGCTGCGGATTCTGAGGAGGCCACCGCCTGATGTCTTAAGTTTACTCTCCAGTGGTGGGAACCTGTACCGACTACTCCTTCACACCTGTTCCCTCCCGGGATCCTCAAACCAACCTCTACTTCTCACCTCCAGGACCATTGATCTTCTAGATACCGCTTCGACCACATGGGATGTGTTTGACGTTGGAGCAAGCGTGAAGACCCACCTCAAGTTGCACAGGACCGTGGAAGGCAGCAGGCCTTTGTGCTTCAGCATATCCGCCGTTTCTGATTCAACTAACGAGGTTGTGCATCCTAGCATGCTGGGTCTAAACCACGAGGATCAGCAGACACACGAAAGAGCCTTACTGGTGACCTTCACTCGAGCTCGGAGGAAGGAGAACCTCTTTAGGGAAATCCGTGAGAAGATAAAGGCAATGAAAAGTCGTAAATTTCCTAATCCCGCAGCGGAGCATGGTTTTAAAGGTCATCCGAGACATCGGCGGAGGAGGCGGACTGCACTATCAGGCCGTTCCGGTGTGGGACTCACAACAGGGGGTGGAGGCGGTGGAAAGGGTGGTGGCAGACGGAGAACACGTTGCAGTCGGAAGCCGCTTCACGTGAACTTCAAAGAACTTGGTTGGGATGACTGGATTATTGCGCCGCTAGATTACGAAGCTTATCACTGCGAGGGTTTGTGTGACTTCCCCTTGCGCTCACACCTGGAACCGACCAACCATGCCATCATCCAGACTCTCATGAACTCCATGGACCCGGAGTCCACTCCTCCCAGTTGTTGCGTTCCTTCTAAACTCAGTCCTATTAGCATCCTCTACATTGACTCTGGGAATAACGTAGTTTATAAACAGTATGAGGACATGGTGGTGGAGAGTTGTGGGTGCAGGTAG
- the yy1a gene encoding transcriptional repressor protein YY1a — MASGETLYIETDGSEMPAEIVELHEIEVETIETTVVGGDDDEHQPMIALQPLVTDDPNHVNHQEVILVQTREEVVGCDDSDLHADDSFEDQILIPVPVPVAEEEYIEQTLVTVSGKNPSGRMKKGGGSGKRVVKKSFLNSAEASGRKWEQKQVQIKTLEGEFSVTMWASDDKKDVDHETEVEEQIIGENSPPDYSEYMTGKKLPPGGIPGIDLSDPKQLAEFARMKPRKIKEDDSPRTIACPHKGCTKMFRDNSAMRKHLHTHGPRVHVCAECGKAFVESSKLKRHQLVHTGEKPFQCTFEGCGKRFSLDFNLRTHVRIHTGDRPYVCPFDGCNKKFAQSTNLKSHILTHAKAKNNQ, encoded by the exons ATGGCGTCGGGTGAGACACTGTACATCGAAACCGACGGCTCGGAGATGCCGGCCGAGATCGTCGAGCTGCACGAAATCGAAGTTGAGACCATCGAGACGACAGTGGTCGGCGGAGACGACGACGAGCACCAGCCGATGATCGCGCTGCAGCCTCTGGTCACAGACGATCCGAACCACGTTAACCATCAGGAGGTGATTCTGGTCCAAACTCGCGAGGAGGTCGTGGGCTGCGATGATTCAGACCTCCACGCAGACGACAGCTTTGAGGACCAGATCCTCATTCCCGTCCCCGTTCCCGTGGCGGAGGAGGAATATATCGAGCAGACTTTAGTGACCGTGTCTGGCAAGAACCCGTCGGGTAGGATGAAGAAAGGGGGAGGCAGCGGGAAAAGAGTGGTCAAAAAGAGCTTCCTAAACTCCGCCGAGGCGAGCGGACGCAAATGGGAGCAGAAGCAAGTGCAGATCAAAACACTGGAGGGGGAGTTTTCCGTCACTATGTGGGCATCGG ATGATAAAAAAGATGTTGATCATGAGACTGAGGTCGAAGAGCAGATTATTGGGGAAAACTCTCCTCCTGACTATTCCGAGTATATGACAGGCAAGAAACTGCCCCCTGGTGGCATCCCTGGTATTGACCTGTCAGACCCCAAACAGCTGGCGGAGTTTGCAAG AATGAAgccaagaaaaataaaagaagatgACTCTCCAAGGACGATAGCATGCCCTCACAAA GGTTGCACAAAAATGTTTCGGGACAACTCTGCTATGAGAAAGCACTTGCACACCCATGGGCCACGGGTTCATGTCTGTGCTGAATGTGGAAAGGCGTTTGTGGAAAGCTCCAAGCTAAAACGGCACCAGTTGGTTCATACTGGTGAAAAACCTTTTCAG TGTACATTTGAGGGATGTGGAAAGCGCTTTTCTTTGGACTTTAATTTGCGCACACACGTGCGGATTCACACTGGAGACAGACCTTACGTTTGCCCGTTCGATGGCTGTAACAAGAAATTCGCTCAGTCCACCAACCTGAAGTCTCACATTTTGACACACGCGAAAGCTAAAAACAATCAGTGA
- the tpp1 gene encoding tripeptidyl-peptidase 1, which translates to MTSTFKTQSIGVVLHISRYMNAKTMRIAAFVLCFIWLVNGELLEADQDASVPEDWVLVERAAPLEEVELTFALKQQNINQMKELLKLVSDPESHQYGKYLSLEEVADLVQPSQLTEKVVQSWLQGHGVKNCHTVLTRDFLQCAMTVQVAEALLPGAKFHRYIRDSHTLLRSTSLYSVHEDVHQHLDFVGGVHRFPPKGKDISKGWEGARPSRSCHLGVTPSVIRSRYNLTAKDVGTASNNSQAVAQFLEQYYHPADLAEFMTLFAGAFTHMSAVERVVGTQGGGKAGIEASLDVEYIMSSGANISTWVFTNPGRHESQEPFLQWMLLLSNMSAVPWVHTISYGDDEDSLSDAYMNRINIEFMKAGLRGISMLFASGDSGAGCRHLTKERNTFRPSFPASSPYVTTVGGTSFKNPFKVTYEVTDYISGGGFSNVFAMPDYQVGAVQAYLKNVQPLPPQTYFSITGRAYPDLAALSDNYWVVTNRIPVPWVSGTSASTPVVGGILSLINDQRFLKGLPSLGFINPRLYKLQGKGLFDVTEGCHLSCLDDKVEGKGFCASPSWDPVTGWGTPNYPVFLKALMD; encoded by the exons ATGACCAGTACATTTAAGACACAAAGCATTGGTGTTGTTCTTCACATATCAAGGTACATGAACGCGAAAACTATGCG gATTGCTGCTTTTGTCCTGTGCTTTATTTGGCTCGTCAATGGAGAGCTGCTTGAAGCTGACCAAGATGCTTC CGTGCCTGAGGACTGGGTCCTGGTTGAACGGGCTGCACCTTTGGAGGAAGTGGAACTTACCTTTGCACTGAAGCAGCAGAATATTAACCAGATGAAAGAATTACTGAAACTAGTGTCGGACCCAGAGTCACATCAATATG GGAAGTATCTGAGTTTGGAAGAAGTAGCTGATCTCGTGCAGCCATCCCAGCTGACCGAGAAAGTAGTGCAGAGTTGGCTTCAGGGTCATGGTGTCAAAAACTGTCACACAGTCTTAACACGTGACTTCCTTCAGTGTGCCATGACTGTGCA GGTGGCTGAAGCATTACTCCCTGGTGCTAAATTTCACCGCTACATAAGAGATTCACACACTCTGTTGAGGTCAACATCTCTATACTCCGTTCATGAAGATGTGCATCAGCATTTAGACTTTG tGGGAGGTGTTCACCGTTTTCCTCCGAAAGGAAAGGATATCAGTAAAGGCTGGGAAGGAGCAAGACCGTCACGAAGCTGTCATTTGGGTGTCACCCCCTCAGTCATCAGAAGTCGCTACAACCTTACCGCAAAGGATGTGGGGACTGCCTCTAACAACAGTCAGGCAGTGGCGCAG TTCTTGGAGCAGTACTACCACCCTGCTGACCTGGCTGAGTTTATGACTCTGTTTGCTGGAGCATTCACACACATGTCAGCTGTAGAGCGGGTTGTGGGCACTCAGGGTGGTGGGAAAGCCGGCATCGAGGCCAGTCTGGATGTGGAGTACATCATGAGCAGTGGAGCAAACATTTCTACCTGGGTCTTCACAAATCCTG GTCGTCATGAGTCTCAGGAGCCGTTCCTTCAGTGGATGCTGCTGCTCAGCAACATGTCTGCAGTTCCTTGGGTCCACACTATCAGCTATGGAGATGATGAGGACAGCCTTTCAGATGCCTATATGAACCGCATCAACATTGAGTTCATGAAAGCTGGCCTCAGAGGGATTTCCATGCTCTTTGCTTCCG GTGACAGTGGAGCAGGTTGTAGACACTTGACCAAGGAAAGAAATACTTTTAGGCCAAGTTTTCCAGCATCCAG TCCCTATGTGACCACTGTGGGTGGGACTTCTTTTAAGAACCCCTTCAAAGTCACCTACGAGGTCACTGATTACATCAGTGGAGGTGGCTTTAGTAATGTGTTTGCAATGCCAGATTATCAG GTTGGTGCTGTACAAGCATATCTGAAGAATGTTCAGCCTCTACCTCCTCAGACATATTTCAGCATCACTGGAAGAGCCTATCCAGATCTAGCTGCGCTCTCTGATAACTACTGGGTTGTTACCAACCGTATACCTGTACCATGGGTTTCTGGAACTTCG GCATCAACTCCAGTTGTGGGTGGAATTCTGTCCCTCATAAATGACCAGCGCTTCCTGAAGGGTCTTCCCTCATTAGGATTCATCAACCCTCGCCTTTACAAACTGCAAGGCAAAGGTCTTTTTGAT GTAACAGAGGGATGTCACCTAAGTTGTCTAGATGATAAAGTTGAAGGGAAGGGATTCTGTGCCTCCCCTTCATGGGATCCAGTAACGGGATGGGGAACACCAAATTATCCTGTTTTTCTTAAAGCTCTTATGGATTGA